One Chryseobacterium wanjuense genomic region harbors:
- a CDS encoding DUF6263 family protein — protein MKNIAALVLISSIALVSCKKETTKVTKFDPKTGKTITVEVPADSVAKVAENPAIKDSAGVYTQTFKLEKGKTYPLTTYQRDTKTMTDPQGKTLNGTSESTDEMSFTVNDIKGNIYDITLNLIAKRNSQSADGKTIVVDTKLPIPKEDDLKMIWNINRALTGNKLNMKMDTKGNVISITGFDPIYTKVSNAVGTIVKDANQKASVVASLKESFNEKVLKDQFNKNLTIIPKKGVKIGEKWTSSENADPNGKIKVTSNYILKSVGNGIAEISVTGGIPKKTEKQAQGAITHSLSSELAQNGTIKFDQNTGWITNQNIKVVTTQIETISDGKQSQSMKSVSNSSVMVNPSAK, from the coding sequence ATGAAAAACATAGCAGCATTAGTGCTAATATCCTCCATAGCTCTTGTTTCTTGTAAAAAAGAAACTACAAAAGTAACGAAATTTGATCCTAAAACAGGTAAAACAATCACGGTAGAAGTTCCTGCGGATTCTGTGGCAAAAGTGGCAGAAAACCCTGCTATTAAAGATTCTGCCGGAGTTTATACTCAGACTTTCAAATTGGAAAAAGGAAAAACATATCCTTTAACAACGTATCAGAGAGATACAAAAACAATGACCGATCCACAGGGAAAAACCCTTAACGGAACAAGCGAATCTACGGACGAAATGTCTTTCACCGTAAATGATATTAAAGGAAATATTTATGATATCACTTTAAATTTAATTGCTAAAAGAAATTCTCAGTCGGCAGACGGAAAAACAATCGTAGTGGATACAAAACTGCCAATTCCGAAAGAAGATGACCTGAAAATGATCTGGAATATCAACAGAGCGCTTACCGGAAATAAACTGAACATGAAGATGGATACAAAAGGGAATGTAATTTCAATTACAGGTTTTGATCCGATCTACACTAAAGTTTCGAATGCAGTGGGGACGATCGTGAAAGACGCCAACCAAAAAGCAAGTGTTGTAGCGAGTCTTAAAGAATCTTTCAATGAAAAAGTTTTGAAAGACCAGTTCAATAAAAATTTAACCATTATTCCTAAAAAAGGAGTAAAAATCGGAGAAAAATGGACAAGCAGTGAAAATGCTGATCCAAATGGAAAAATTAAAGTAACCTCAAACTATATTTTAAAGAGCGTAGGAAACGGTATCGCAGAAATTTCCGTAACCGGAGGAATTCCTAAAAAAACCGAAAAGCAGGCTCAGGGAGCGATCACACACAGCCTTAGCAGTGAATTGGCGCAGAACGGAACCATTAAGTTTGACCAAAATACAGGATGGATCACTAACCAGAACATCAAAGTGGTAACTACACAGATTGAAACGATCTCAGACGGAAAACAGTCTCAGTCTATGAAAAGTGTTTCTAATTCTTCTGTAATGGTAAATCCTTCGGCGAAGTAA
- the rlmB gene encoding 23S rRNA (guanosine(2251)-2'-O)-methyltransferase RlmB yields the protein MTDKKDDFIFGLRPVIEAIEAGKTIDKIFVQNALQGPIYAELKTILAKNKIRPNYVPVEKLNRFTRKNHQGVVAFISDVPFHRVEDIVPQLFEEGKTPFLLILDRLTDVRNFGAICRTAECVGIDAVIIPEKGAAPINSDAIKTSAGAIYNIKICKEPNLAHVVDFLQQSGISVYSASEKADKMIYDINFTEPCAVVMGNEETGISKEVLHHSDEKIKLPIEGKTQSLNVSVACGAILYEAVRQKIMKIN from the coding sequence ATGACAGATAAAAAAGACGATTTTATTTTCGGGCTGCGTCCCGTGATTGAAGCAATTGAAGCGGGAAAAACGATTGACAAGATCTTTGTGCAGAATGCACTGCAAGGTCCTATTTATGCTGAACTGAAAACAATTTTAGCTAAAAATAAAATCCGTCCCAATTACGTTCCGGTTGAGAAATTGAACCGTTTTACAAGAAAAAATCATCAGGGTGTTGTAGCATTTATTTCGGATGTTCCGTTTCATAGAGTGGAAGATATTGTTCCTCAATTATTTGAAGAGGGAAAAACTCCATTTCTATTGATTCTGGACCGATTGACAGATGTGAGAAATTTCGGAGCCATCTGCAGAACTGCGGAATGCGTGGGAATTGATGCTGTCATTATCCCGGAAAAAGGAGCTGCACCTATTAATTCCGATGCTATAAAAACCTCAGCAGGAGCCATTTACAATATTAAAATATGTAAAGAACCGAATCTGGCTCACGTTGTAGATTTTCTTCAGCAAAGCGGGATTTCTGTGTATTCGGCAAGCGAAAAGGCAGATAAAATGATCTACGACATCAATTTTACGGAACCTTGCGCAGTGGTAATGGGCAATGAAGAAACCGGTATTTCTAAAGAAGTTCTGCATCATTCAGACGAAAAAATAAAACTTCCTATTGAAGGGAAAACACAATCATTAAATGTTTCTGTAGCTTGTGGCGCAATTTTATATGAAGCTGTAAGACAGAAAATTATGAAAATCAATTAA
- a CDS encoding DinB family protein, producing MNYHFQAHRQVRKNLLTVLQNTSHEDLLFIPDGFNNNIYWNIAHTVATQQLLHYYLSGNPFRIDKYWIETYKKGTLPNLNVQKSEVEDLEFLLTETSKILMKDYDSDFFSDYTPYTTSFGMDLKSIQDAIIFNNMHESLHYGYVMSQKRAILGEKGR from the coding sequence ATGAATTATCATTTTCAAGCTCACAGACAAGTAAGAAAGAACCTTTTGACCGTTTTACAAAACACTTCCCACGAAGATCTTTTGTTCATTCCGGATGGTTTTAATAATAATATTTACTGGAATATTGCACACACGGTTGCTACCCAGCAGCTTCTGCATTATTATCTGAGCGGAAACCCTTTCAGAATTGATAAATATTGGATTGAAACATACAAAAAAGGCACTCTTCCAAACTTGAATGTCCAAAAATCTGAAGTTGAAGATCTGGAATTTTTATTGACCGAAACTTCAAAGATTTTAATGAAAGATTACGACAGCGACTTCTTTTCAGATTACACCCCTTACACCACAAGTTTCGGAATGGATCTGAAAAGCATTCAGGATGCCATCATCTTCAACAATATGCATGAAAGCCTGCATTACGGCTATGTAATGTCGCAGAAAAGAGCAATTTTAGGGGAAAAAGGAAGATAG
- a CDS encoding AAA family ATPase, which yields MSEINQAEDIRQLTEQVKEANYFFSLLRQEINKVIIGQEYMIDRLLIGLLGNGHVLLEGVPGLAKTLAIKTLAEAVHGEFSRIQFTPDLLPADVVGTMIYNIKDNDFSIKKGPVFANFVLADEINRAPAKVQSALLEVMQEKQVTIGDETMMLPKPFLVLATQNPIDQEGTYLLPEAQSDRFMLKCTIDYPDFEDERTIMKMVSTSHQPVIKPVVTLDHIVEAKKLINQIYLDEKIEKYILDMVFATRYPENYGLSELKNYISFGASPRASINLAIASRAYAFLRGRAFVIPEDVKALAKDVLRHRIGLTFEAEAEEISSEEIINRILAKIQAP from the coding sequence ATGTCAGAAATAAATCAGGCGGAAGATATTCGTCAATTAACGGAACAGGTAAAAGAAGCAAACTACTTTTTTTCTCTTCTGAGACAGGAAATCAATAAAGTTATTATAGGACAGGAATATATGATAGACCGTCTGTTGATCGGTCTTTTGGGGAATGGGCACGTGCTTCTGGAAGGGGTTCCCGGTCTGGCAAAAACGCTGGCCATAAAGACATTGGCAGAAGCTGTTCACGGAGAATTTTCGAGAATCCAGTTTACTCCCGATCTGCTTCCTGCAGATGTGGTGGGAACGATGATTTACAATATAAAAGACAATGATTTTTCCATAAAAAAAGGTCCTGTTTTTGCGAATTTCGTGCTTGCGGATGAGATCAACCGTGCACCGGCAAAGGTACAGTCGGCTCTCTTGGAAGTGATGCAGGAAAAGCAGGTGACCATCGGAGATGAAACCATGATGCTTCCGAAACCTTTCCTGGTTTTGGCAACGCAAAACCCGATCGATCAGGAAGGTACTTATCTTTTACCGGAAGCTCAAAGCGACCGTTTTATGCTGAAATGTACCATAGATTACCCGGATTTTGAAGATGAAAGAACGATCATGAAAATGGTTTCTACTTCGCATCAGCCTGTCATTAAGCCTGTTGTCACTCTTGATCATATTGTGGAAGCTAAAAAGCTGATTAATCAGATTTATCTGGACGAAAAGATCGAAAAATATATTCTGGATATGGTTTTTGCTACCCGTTATCCTGAAAATTATGGTCTTTCTGAGCTTAAAAATTATATCAGTTTCGGGGCTTCTCCGAGAGCATCCATCAACCTTGCAATTGCATCCAGAGCGTATGCATTCCTGAGAGGAAGAGCATTTGTAATTCCTGAAGATGTAAAAGCATTGGCAAAAGATGTGTTGAGACATAGAATTGGCTTAACTTTCGAGGCAGAAGCAGAAGAAATTTCATCAGAAGAAATTATCAATAGAATTTTAGCGAAAATCCAGGCTCCGTAA
- a CDS encoding GNAT family N-acetyltransferase: MSEVVIRRAVQEDCAPMLELIKELADYEKALHEVTLTLEQFTEDGFGKSPVWGAFVAEFEEEIVGISLYYDRYSTWKGRRLYLEDLVVTEKLRGKQIGKKLFEATLEHGKSNLYSGMVFQVLNWNEPAINFYKKYNPKFDDEWFNVSIEFNV; the protein is encoded by the coding sequence ATGAGTGAAGTTGTGATCAGAAGGGCAGTTCAGGAAGATTGTGCTCCGATGTTGGAGTTAATTAAAGAATTGGCCGATTATGAAAAGGCTTTGCATGAAGTTACTTTAACTTTAGAGCAGTTTACGGAAGACGGATTTGGAAAATCACCTGTTTGGGGTGCTTTTGTTGCTGAATTTGAAGAAGAAATTGTTGGAATTTCCTTGTATTACGACAGATATTCAACATGGAAGGGAAGAAGGTTGTATCTTGAAGATCTGGTCGTAACAGAAAAATTAAGAGGAAAGCAAATCGGAAAGAAATTATTTGAAGCCACGTTGGAACACGGAAAATCAAATCTGTACAGCGGAATGGTTTTTCAGGTGTTAAACTGGAACGAGCCGGCCATTAATTTCTACAAAAAATACAATCCGAAATTTGATGATGAATGGTTTAATGTTTCCATAGAGTTCAATGTTTAA
- a CDS encoding DUF58 domain-containing protein, translating to MQIKDIVKKVKQIEIRTRKKTEATLMGQYHSAFKGQGMTFSEVRPYQFGDEIRRIDWNKTARFREPFVKVMEEERELTMMLVVDISASMDYGTKTQLKREYVAEIAASLGFSAAGNNDKVGLILFADKVYKVIPPQKGRKHILSIISNILTADYVPAESKLDKALEYMMGIFKRKSLVFLFSDFEDQYDSKMLRVASKKHQLLGMRIYDEKDNEIPDVGYTLLYDAETGKQVWANTSSARWRYTFAEAQKQKLRTLEEDFANSSASFMNINTGADYSKLLYNYFQKK from the coding sequence ATGCAGATAAAAGATATTGTAAAAAAAGTCAAACAAATAGAAATCCGTACTCGTAAGAAGACGGAAGCTACTTTGATGGGGCAATATCACAGCGCTTTTAAGGGACAGGGAATGACTTTCTCTGAGGTTCGCCCCTATCAGTTCGGGGATGAAATCCGAAGGATTGACTGGAACAAGACAGCGCGTTTCCGTGAACCATTCGTGAAGGTAATGGAAGAGGAAAGGGAACTCACGATGATGTTGGTGGTAGATATTTCCGCATCGATGGATTACGGTACAAAAACCCAGCTGAAAAGGGAATATGTGGCAGAAATTGCAGCCAGTTTAGGTTTTTCGGCGGCGGGAAATAATGATAAGGTGGGACTGATTTTGTTTGCAGATAAAGTATATAAAGTGATTCCGCCACAAAAAGGAAGAAAACATATTCTTTCGATTATCAGTAATATTCTGACGGCAGATTATGTTCCTGCAGAGTCGAAACTGGATAAAGCGCTGGAATATATGATGGGGATTTTTAAAAGAAAATCACTGGTTTTCTTATTCTCGGATTTTGAAGATCAATATGACTCTAAAATGCTGAGGGTAGCTTCCAAAAAGCATCAGCTGCTGGGAATGAGGATTTATGATGAAAAGGATAATGAAATTCCGGACGTTGGATATACCCTGCTGTATGATGCGGAAACAGGAAAACAGGTTTGGGCAAATACTTCCAGTGCAAGATGGAGATATACTTTTGCTGAAGCTCAGAAGCAAAAATTAAGGACTTTGGAAGAGGATTTTGCCAATAGTTCGGCAAGTTTTATGAATATCAATACCGGTGCGGACTATTCGAAATTATTGTATAATTATTTTCAGAAAAAATAA
- a CDS encoding BatD family protein, with product MKKLLFIFCFLICANAFSQILSSSVEKKTIALGEVNHIVITINNLKNEKVSAAPENELLPFHFEEVKDSISQNPDIYYRRIEFAVFEEGKFTIPELEFKVGEKVLKTIPYEIDVINTAQKTDQIKDIMNNKNVKLEATDYWELYKFYILAVIAAIALIISIVMFVKYGRKSKDSPVVATNQTLKELDSLKKKKYVESGNYRSFYVELIDISRNFIAKQYRLPADVLLTDDLIDLMKKNNTISQENERVVEDVFLRGDLVKFAKTFPDQQTMEKDFADIRDFVKRSSKDLEFENLRKDV from the coding sequence TTGAAAAAACTATTATTTATATTTTGTTTTTTAATCTGTGCGAATGCCTTTTCACAGATCCTTTCTTCCAGTGTTGAGAAGAAGACCATTGCTTTGGGAGAAGTGAATCATATTGTAATTACGATTAATAATCTGAAAAACGAGAAGGTTTCCGCGGCTCCCGAGAACGAATTATTGCCTTTTCATTTTGAAGAAGTGAAAGACAGTATTTCGCAAAATCCTGATATTTATTACAGAAGAATCGAGTTTGCGGTTTTTGAGGAAGGCAAATTCACCATTCCGGAACTGGAATTCAAAGTGGGAGAGAAGGTTTTAAAAACTATTCCTTATGAAATCGATGTGATCAATACAGCTCAAAAGACAGATCAGATCAAGGATATCATGAATAATAAAAATGTAAAACTTGAAGCGACAGATTATTGGGAGCTGTATAAGTTTTATATTTTGGCAGTGATTGCAGCCATTGCTTTGATTATTTCAATTGTGATGTTTGTAAAGTATGGACGGAAATCCAAAGATTCACCCGTCGTCGCCACCAATCAGACCTTAAAGGAATTAGACTCTCTTAAAAAGAAAAAATACGTGGAAAGTGGAAATTACCGTTCTTTTTATGTTGAATTAATTGATATTTCACGAAATTTTATAGCAAAACAATACCGTTTGCCGGCAGATGTTTTGTTGACGGATGATTTGATTGATTTAATGAAGAAAAATAATACCATTTCTCAGGAAAATGAAAGAGTGGTGGAAGATGTGTTTTTGAGAGGTGATCTTGTAAAATTTGCCAAAACTTTCCCAGATCAGCAGACGATGGAAAAAGACTTTGCAGACATCAGGGATTTTGTGAAAAGATCATCAAAAGATTTAGAATTCGAAAACTTGAGAAAGGATGTTTGA
- a CDS encoding vWA domain-containing protein produces MFDFEFYSPWFLLLFALFIPLLFRDASRQKKKGIKVPTVKNMADSGGIQAVMFLLKISKYIILSALIIAMARPRTFTVSQDRDDTKGIDIMLSVDVSLSMLAKDLTPDRLTALKDIAIKFVEKRPNDRIGLVTYSGEAFTKVPVTSDHQVVIDELQSLNPLELQPGTAIGEGLAVAVNHLKNSKAKSKIIILMTDGVNTIENAMPPAIAAELAKNNNIKVYAIGIGTNGYALMPTQTDIFGDLVFTETEVKIDEPVLKEVAQMTGGKYFRATSNSSLEEVYDEINQLEKSDVKVSKLYNYQEYFKIFLWIALGMLFVDALLRWVLYKILS; encoded by the coding sequence ATGTTTGATTTTGAATTTTATAGTCCGTGGTTTTTACTGCTTTTTGCTTTGTTTATTCCGCTATTATTCAGGGATGCGAGCAGACAGAAAAAGAAAGGAATCAAAGTTCCCACGGTTAAAAATATGGCTGACAGCGGAGGTATTCAGGCTGTGATGTTTTTGTTGAAAATCTCAAAATACATCATTCTTTCAGCCTTGATTATTGCCATGGCAAGACCACGAACTTTCACCGTTTCTCAGGACAGGGATGATACGAAAGGAATTGATATCATGCTTTCTGTCGACGTTTCTTTGAGTATGTTGGCGAAAGATTTGACACCGGATCGTTTGACCGCCCTGAAAGATATTGCCATCAAATTCGTTGAAAAAAGACCCAACGACAGGATAGGTTTGGTAACATATTCCGGGGAAGCCTTTACAAAAGTTCCTGTAACTTCCGATCATCAGGTGGTTATTGATGAATTACAAAGCTTGAATCCATTAGAATTACAGCCCGGAACGGCGATCGGGGAAGGACTTGCTGTTGCCGTAAACCACCTTAAAAACAGTAAGGCGAAAAGTAAAATTATCATCTTAATGACAGATGGTGTCAATACCATTGAAAATGCGATGCCTCCTGCTATAGCTGCAGAATTGGCAAAGAATAATAATATTAAAGTATATGCCATCGGTATCGGAACGAACGGATATGCCTTGATGCCTACGCAGACTGATATTTTTGGAGATCTTGTTTTCACGGAAACAGAGGTGAAGATTGATGAACCTGTTCTGAAGGAAGTTGCCCAAATGACGGGCGGGAAATATTTCAGGGCAACATCGAACAGCAGCCTTGAGGAAGTGTATGATGAAATTAACCAATTGGAAAAATCTGACGTAAAAGTTTCCAAACTGTATAATTACCAGGAATATTTTAAAATCTTCCTTTGGATTGCTTTGGGAATGCTTTTCGTAGATGCATTATTGAGATGGGTACTTTATAAAATTTTAAGCTGA
- a CDS encoding vWA domain-containing protein: MDWYLGNYWYLLLLLLLPLLAVFLIRYLKWIKKKREVFADSQFHEHLFEKRSGFTKFFPALYLIATLFLIFSIIDLLNGSEEVKSNQKLNNVIFMLDVSNSMNAEDINPSRLTEAKNLMIQTMQKMKSDKVGIVIFAGQATSIMPLTTDYNSAETYISGVETNSMQIQGTDFLNGMKIAADKFKNVSKGARKVVLLSDGEDNEGNDDDAIKLANKEGITITSVGIGTDEGAPVPEYVFGQLMGYKTDMNGQTVISKRQTEALKKMAQATGGSYIDGNNINEAPDRIVDTLSKKMGASETLVKSQNANHYYQYFLGVSIFFFFLIYIFNPKRDFNV, from the coding sequence ATGGATTGGTATTTAGGAAATTATTGGTATTTATTATTGCTGTTGCTTTTGCCGCTGTTAGCTGTCTTTTTGATCCGTTATTTAAAATGGATAAAAAAGAAAAGAGAAGTTTTTGCAGACAGCCAGTTTCATGAGCATTTGTTTGAAAAAAGATCGGGTTTCACAAAATTTTTTCCGGCTTTATATTTAATAGCAACATTATTTTTAATTTTTTCAATCATTGATTTATTAAATGGTTCGGAAGAAGTAAAGTCGAATCAGAAACTGAACAATGTCATCTTTATGCTCGATGTCTCCAATTCGATGAATGCGGAAGACATCAACCCAAGCCGTCTGACGGAAGCGAAAAATCTGATGATTCAGACGATGCAGAAGATGAAAAGCGATAAAGTGGGAATTGTCATTTTTGCGGGACAGGCAACTTCGATCATGCCTTTGACAACAGATTATAATTCTGCAGAAACCTACATCAGCGGTGTTGAAACCAATTCGATGCAGATTCAGGGAACCGATTTTTTAAACGGAATGAAGATTGCAGCAGATAAGTTTAAAAATGTAAGCAAAGGTGCCCGAAAAGTAGTTTTGCTAAGTGATGGCGAAGATAATGAAGGGAATGATGATGATGCCATAAAATTAGCCAACAAAGAAGGAATCACAATCACATCCGTAGGAATCGGAACAGATGAAGGAGCACCGGTTCCGGAGTACGTTTTCGGTCAGCTGATGGGGTATAAAACAGATATGAACGGACAGACCGTTATCTCAAAAAGACAAACCGAAGCATTGAAAAAAATGGCGCAGGCTACAGGAGGATCATACATCGACGGAAATAATATCAACGAAGCACCCGACAGGATTGTTGATACATTAAGCAAGAAAATGGGAGCCTCCGAAACGCTGGTAAAATCACAAAATGCCAATCATTATTATCAATATTTTTTAGGGGTTTCTATATTTTTCTTCTTTTTAATTTATATTTTTAATCCTAAAAGAGATTTCAATGTTTAA
- a CDS encoding tetratricopeptide repeat protein, producing the protein MSFITAFMFSGFVFGQENYRTLVYEGNEKFNGKDYDGASSKYMEAIKANGKDFAAHYNLGNALYKRKKYEEAKAEYEKAQKLSQTIPDKAAALHNLGNTYMQMNQPEKAADYYKQSLKQNPYSEATRKNYEIAKLKEKEKQQKKNQQNNSGKGGGGKDQQQNDDQKGNPKDQKQDQGQGQQNQGKSQQGDNPDQSQNNAGKMPKDLENQILNKVNDKEKETAKRILNKNSYSMPESNEKDW; encoded by the coding sequence TTGTCGTTTATTACTGCTTTCATGTTTTCGGGATTTGTTTTCGGACAGGAAAACTACAGAACACTGGTGTATGAAGGCAACGAAAAATTCAACGGTAAAGATTATGATGGAGCGTCTTCCAAATATATGGAAGCGATCAAGGCAAACGGAAAAGATTTTGCGGCTCACTACAATTTAGGGAACGCATTATATAAAAGAAAAAAATACGAAGAGGCAAAGGCAGAGTACGAAAAAGCTCAAAAGCTTTCGCAGACAATTCCTGACAAGGCAGCCGCTCTTCACAACCTGGGAAACACTTATATGCAGATGAATCAGCCTGAAAAAGCGGCAGATTATTATAAACAATCCCTTAAACAAAATCCCTACAGCGAGGCAACAAGAAAAAACTATGAAATTGCCAAACTGAAAGAAAAAGAAAAACAACAAAAGAAAAACCAGCAGAACAACTCGGGTAAAGGAGGCGGTGGTAAAGACCAACAACAAAATGATGATCAAAAAGGAAATCCTAAAGATCAAAAACAAGATCAGGGACAAGGCCAGCAAAATCAAGGTAAAAGTCAGCAGGGAGATAACCCAGACCAAAGCCAGAATAATGCAGGCAAGATGCCGAAAGATCTTGAAAATCAAATACTCAACAAAGTAAACGATAAAGAAAAAGAGACCGCCAAAAGAATTTTAAATAAAAATTCTTATTCGATGCCCGAAAGCAACGAGAAAGATTGGTGA
- a CDS encoding BatD family protein: MQNRFIYILFIFTSVISYGQVNLSVTPDKTNYNGKDVINLTIVLEMNGSEYNQQTPLRLPDFSKFNLIGTGSVSNAYVDPETNTVVSQSVTRLALEPKQKGKVRVGSFLITINNKIYKTEPFDIFVKDVEKKSVASNTSKDVYLNMEIEDREVYQDQPTIAVLKVYSKNMDNFRRVKNIHLPEQDNLSVYPVSFAKSEIDPADYGNMASQILAVFMLFPNEAGYVEVPGVSASVNSYSNKNKIVSNKVKINVKKLPEGSPEYFKNAVGNFNVSLYNASKEKAEVKKPINIVVKVSGEGNLKDMELPKIAASDDYEVFAPKITSKVVVGTTGMKGEILASYVVIPKKAGEIAIKTEEFAFFDPSSKEYVDLGQQTLALNALSHEQVLESRTTVEKVNEYTNTFLETVNTPVLKTTSFKVKEKSKFHWNALLINTAILLGLFFSYLLFKTWQKKRRLIKETVPVKSLGSVAETENEIRERLKTDVNDYFSYLENLKDNEDYQKFFQVVDEMDSEVRSQYFQGSGEDFGKFLESYKGSAIAEEYRNLAQRIQIEKYAPVKSSEGIEELLKAIVNLYSQISK, from the coding sequence ATGCAGAACAGATTTATTTACATATTATTCATTTTTACTTCCGTAATTTCTTACGGACAGGTAAATCTTTCTGTAACCCCGGATAAAACAAATTATAACGGAAAAGATGTTATCAATCTTACCATCGTTCTTGAAATGAATGGTAGCGAATATAATCAGCAGACTCCGTTGCGCTTACCCGATTTTTCTAAATTTAACCTGATCGGAACAGGTTCTGTAAGCAATGCTTATGTAGATCCGGAAACCAATACCGTCGTGTCTCAGTCTGTAACGAGACTGGCTCTGGAACCCAAACAGAAAGGGAAGGTAAGGGTAGGTTCGTTTCTGATAACAATTAATAATAAAATCTATAAAACAGAACCTTTTGATATTTTTGTAAAAGATGTCGAAAAGAAATCTGTTGCCAGCAATACTTCCAAGGATGTTTATCTAAACATGGAGATCGAAGATCGTGAAGTGTATCAGGATCAGCCTACAATTGCTGTTTTGAAGGTCTATTCTAAAAATATGGACAACTTCAGAAGGGTGAAAAATATTCATCTTCCGGAGCAGGATAATTTAAGTGTTTATCCCGTAAGTTTTGCAAAATCTGAGATTGATCCTGCCGATTACGGAAATATGGCATCACAGATTCTTGCCGTATTTATGCTCTTTCCCAACGAAGCCGGATATGTGGAAGTTCCTGGTGTTTCTGCGTCTGTAAATTCTTATTCGAATAAGAATAAAATTGTTTCCAATAAAGTAAAAATCAATGTAAAGAAGCTTCCGGAAGGTTCTCCTGAATATTTTAAAAATGCCGTTGGAAACTTTAATGTAAGTCTTTACAATGCCTCAAAAGAAAAAGCTGAGGTAAAGAAACCCATTAATATAGTGGTGAAAGTAAGCGGAGAAGGAAACCTGAAAGATATGGAGCTTCCAAAAATTGCCGCATCTGATGATTATGAAGTTTTTGCTCCGAAAATTACTTCAAAAGTTGTGGTAGGTACAACGGGAATGAAAGGGGAAATTTTAGCCAGTTATGTTGTGATTCCTAAAAAAGCGGGTGAAATTGCCATCAAAACTGAAGAATTTGCATTTTTTGATCCTTCAAGCAAAGAATATGTGGATCTGGGGCAACAGACATTGGCCTTAAATGCACTTTCTCATGAACAGGTACTGGAATCCCGTACAACGGTGGAGAAAGTAAATGAATACACCAATACGTTCCTGGAAACGGTAAATACGCCGGTTTTAAAAACGACTTCATTCAAAGTAAAAGAAAAAAGTAAGTTCCACTGGAATGCACTTTTAATCAATACTGCCATTTTACTAGGATTATTTTTCAGTTATCTTTTATTTAAAACATGGCAAAAAAAACGCAGATTAATTAAAGAAACCGTACCGGTAAAATCTTTAGGTTCTGTTGCTGAAACAGAAAATGAAATCAGGGAAAGACTGAAAACTGATGTAAATGATTATTTCAGCTATTTGGAAAATCTTAAAGATAATGAAGATTATCAAAAATTCTTTCAAGTGGTGGATGAGATGGATTCTGAAGTGAGAAGTCAGTATTTTCAGGGTTCAGGAGAAGATTTCGGGAAGTTCCTGGAAAGCTATAAAGGTTCTGCAATTGCTGAAGAATACAGGAATCTTGCCCAAAGAATTCAGATCGAAAAATATGCCCCGGTAAAATCTTCCGAGGGAATTGAAGAGCTTTTAAAAGCAATTGTTAATTTATATTCTCAGATTAGCAAATAA
- a CDS encoding MarC family protein: MEIFNDFSIKEIITCFMVLFAVIDIIGSIPIIVSLQQKFGKIDAERAAITAGVIMLVFLFVGNKILKFIGVDVNSFAIAGAFVIFIIAMEMILGIEINKTAEARAASIVPIAFPLVAGAGTLTTTLSLKAEFHDINIIFGIILNTIFVYLVLKSATWLEKKMGDATLAILQKVFGIILLAISIKLFTANFAQLVQTYINF; this comes from the coding sequence ATGGAAATTTTTAATGATTTTTCTATAAAAGAAATTATTACCTGTTTTATGGTTCTTTTTGCCGTGATTGATATCATCGGTTCTATTCCTATTATAGTAAGTCTTCAGCAGAAATTTGGAAAAATCGATGCCGAAAGAGCTGCTATTACGGCAGGGGTGATCATGCTTGTTTTTCTTTTTGTAGGAAATAAAATCCTAAAATTTATCGGTGTTGATGTAAATTCTTTCGCCATTGCCGGTGCATTTGTAATTTTCATTATCGCTATGGAAATGATTTTAGGAATTGAGATCAATAAAACCGCAGAGGCAAGAGCCGCATCCATCGTTCCTATTGCTTTTCCGTTGGTAGCAGGAGCGGGAACACTTACAACTACTTTGTCTCTAAAAGCTGAATTTCACGATATTAATATCATTTTTGGTATCATTCTCAATACAATTTTCGTATATTTGGTGCTGAAATCTGCGACCTGGCTGGAGAAGAAAATGGGCGATGCTACATTAGCGATCTTACAGAAAGTTTTCGGAATCATCCTTTTGGCGATTTCAATTAAATTATTCACCGCAAATTTTGCACAATTGGTGCAGACTTATATTAATTTTTAA